Proteins from a genomic interval of Quercus lobata isolate SW786 chromosome 11, ValleyOak3.0 Primary Assembly, whole genome shotgun sequence:
- the LOC115966519 gene encoding phospho-2-dehydro-3-deoxyheptonate aldolase 2, chloroplastic-like produces MQVSDIMDRNELVRLIDILNPKNKLGRIAVIVRMGAENMRVKLPHLIRAVTWISDPMHGNSIKAPCGLKTRSFDAIRAEVRAFFDVHDQEGSYPGGVHLEMTGQNVTECVGGSRTITYNDLSSRYHTYCDPRLNASQSLELAFIIAEGLRKRRLGSTQKVA; encoded by the exons ATGCAGGTGAGTGACATAATGGATCGAAATGAGCTTGTTAGGCTCATAGATATTCTAAACCCTAAAAATAAACTTGGAAGGATAGCAGTAATTGTAAGAATGGGAGCTGAGAACATGAGAGTGAAGCTTCCTCATCTGATCAGAGCTGTCACTTGGATTAGTGACCCTATGCATGGGAATAGCATTAAAGCTCCATGTGGACTTAAAACCCGGTCTTTCGATGCAATCAGG GCTGAGGTGAGGGCATTCTTTGATGTACATGATCAAGAAGGAAGCTACCCTGGTGGAGTTCATCTAGAGATGACTGGGCAGAATGTAACAGAATGTGTAGGAGGCTCGCGAACTATAACATATAATGATCTAAGCTCACGTTACCACACTTATTGTGACCCAAGGCTGAATGCTTCTCAATCTCTAGAGCTTGCCTTTATCATTGCAGAGGGGCTTCGAAAGAGAAGGCTTGGATCGACGCAAAAAGTAGcctaa